From the Solibacillus sp. FSL R5-0449 genome, one window contains:
- a CDS encoding TetR/AcrR family transcriptional regulator codes for MNPLHPDLRVVRTRQAIRNAFFELLEEKGFEAITVKDITTRATINRATFYAHYDDKFALMNALEEEMMQELNNITTENIPALIKLIEEGNNKMKTSPIAVATLTYIGQNRTFMKAMLGPHGNIAFQLRLKDFIWKSIFSNDAHPFIKKDKLLVPGQYLASYIASAHIGVIQQWLMDGTKETPEEMANILSTMTVNGIVYAAGLKHP; via the coding sequence ATGAATCCACTACACCCAGATTTACGCGTTGTTCGAACACGACAAGCGATACGGAATGCATTTTTTGAACTATTAGAGGAAAAAGGCTTTGAAGCCATTACAGTGAAAGATATTACAACAAGAGCAACGATTAACAGGGCAACCTTTTACGCACATTATGATGATAAATTTGCGCTCATGAACGCATTAGAGGAAGAAATGATGCAAGAACTGAATAACATTACTACGGAAAATATCCCCGCGCTGATCAAACTGATAGAAGAAGGTAATAATAAAATGAAGACAAGCCCCATTGCTGTTGCCACACTTACATACATTGGGCAAAATCGGACATTTATGAAAGCAATGCTTGGTCCACATGGTAATATTGCTTTCCAATTACGGTTAAAGGACTTCATTTGGAAATCAATCTTCTCAAATGATGCCCATCCCTTCATTAAAAAGGACAAACTGCTTGTACCAGGGCAATATTTGGCTTCATACATCGCTTCTGCACATATTGGTGTAATTCAACAATGGTTAATGGATGGAACGAAAGAAACACCTGAAGAAATGGCGAACATCCTTTCAACAATGACGGTGAACGGCATTGTTTATGCGGCAGGGTTAAAGCATCCATAG